CGACCCCGTCATGGCCGGCACGCTGGGCCTGTCGGTGCCAAAGATTTCCGCCCTGACCTTCGCGGCCGGCATCGGGCTGGCGGCCTTCGGGGGGGCGGTCGGCAGCCCGCAGCTGGCCCTGAGCCCCACCCTGGACGCCCGCATGACCCTCTTCGCGCTGATCGTGGTGGTGATCGGCGGGCTGGGCAGCCTCGAGGGCGCCTTCATCGCGGCGCTGCTGGTCGGGCTGGTGAGCGGTTTCGGCGCGGTGTACGCCCCGGCGCTGGCCGAGGTCATTCCCTTCGCGCTGATGATCCTGGTGATCGCCCTGCGCCCCCAGGGCCTGCTGGGCCGCCGCGTGGGGAGCGCGTGAAGACGGCGCGCCCACTGCTGATCGGGGGGGTGGCCCTGGCCCTGCTGCTGCCCGCGCTGCTGGGCGGCTACCCGCTGTACCTGGCGACCGAGGCGCTGTGCTGGGCCATCGCCGCCGCCGCGCTGGATCTGCTGGTCGGCTACCTGGGCCTGACCCCGCTGGGCCACATCGCGATGTGGGGACTCGGTGCCTACGCCGCGGCGCTGATGATGCGGGCAGGGCTACCACTGCCGGCCGCGCTGCCCCTGAGCGCCCTGGTCGCCACGCTCTACTCGGCCCTCACGGCGCCGCTGGCGCTGCGGGCGGGCGGCATCTTCTTCACCCTGGTCACGCTGGCCTTCGCCCAGATGCTGCAGGTGCTGGCCGACCGCTGGACGGCCGTGACCGGCGGCACCGACGGCCTGAATGTCCAGAGCGGCCTGAGCGAGCCGGGCCTGTACCTGCTCACGCTGGGCGCCGCCGCGCTGAGCCTGCTCGTCCTGACCCAGCTGGTGCGCTCGCCCTTCGGCCGCGTGCTGGAGGCCATCCGGCAGAACGAGCCGCGCGCCCGCGCGCTGGGTTACCCGGTCTTCGCGTACCGCTACGGCGCGGTGCTGATCGCCTCGGCGTTCATCGGGCTGGCGGGCGCGCTGGGCGCCGCCCACCGCGGCATCGTGACCCCCGGCGACCTGGCGTGGCTGCAGAGCGCCGTGCTGCTGATCATGGTGCTGCTGGGCGGCGCCCGGACGCTCTGGGGGCCGGTGCTGGGCGCCGCGCTGTATATCGGCCTGCAGGCGGCCGTCAGTTCGCGCACCGACCTGTGGGCCGGGCTGGTGGGCCTGCTGCTGCTGGCGCTGGTGCTGGGCGGGCGCGGCGGCCTGTGGGCGCTGACCCGGCGGGGGCGGGCGTGAACGCCGGGCCGGGGCTCGCCCTGCGGGTGGAAGGGGTCAGCCGGAGTTTCGGCGGGGTGCGGGCGCTGCGGGAGGTGAGCCTGGACGTGCCGGCCGGCGCGCGTCACGCGGTCATCGGGCCCAACGGGGCGGGCAAGAGCACCCTCTTCCGGGTGGTCAGCGGCGAGGCGCCGCCCAGCGCGGGCGCAGTGAGCCTGGACGGGCGCACGATCACCGGCCTCTCGCCGGGCCGGCTGGCGGCGCTGGGGCTGGCCCGCTCCTTCCAGACCAGCAGCCTGTTCCCGCAGGAAAGCGTGCTGGACAACGTGGTGCTCGCCGCGCTGGCGGGGCTGCCGGGACGGCGGCAGCTCTGGCGGCCTCTGTCGGGCCAGACGGAGGCGATCCGGCGGGCCCAGGAGGCGCTGGCGGGCATGGGCCTCGCCGGGCGGGCCTTTGAAAGCGCCGCCACCCTCTCGCACGGCGAGATGCGCCAGCTGGAACTGGCGATGGTGCTGGCGCAGCGCCCCCGCCTGCTGCTGCTGGACGAGCCGCTGGCGGGCCTCTCGGCGCCCGAGCGGGAGCGGGTGGCGAACCTGATCCTGAACCTGCCGCGCGACCTGACCCTGGTGCTGATCGAGCACGACCTAGCCTTCTGCCTGCGCTTCGCCGACCGGATCACGGTGCTCAGCGGCGGCGAGGAGGTCGCCACCGGCACCCCGGACGAGATCCGCGCCAGCGCAGCGGTGCAGGCCGTGTATGTGGGCGCCGCCCTGGAACGCCCGGGTCGCCCGTCCGCGCCCGCCCGCCCGGCGCCCCTCCTGCGGGTGGGGGGGCTGGGCGCCGCCTACGGCCGCGCCACCGCGCTGCAGGGCGTGTCGCTGGAGGTCGGCCCCGGCGAGGTGCTGGCGGTGCTGGGCCGCAACGGCATGGGCAAGACGACCCTGCTCACCACCCTGATGGGCTGGCGCCCTGCTGTCCACGGCACGGTCACGCTGGCCGGCCAGGACGTCACGGCGCTGGGGCCCGCGGAGCGCAGCCGCGCCGGGATGGCGCTGGTGCCGCAGGGGCGCCGGATGCTGGCCGGGCTGAGCGTGGACGAGGAGCTGCGTCTCGCGGCCCGGCCCGGCCGCTGGACGCTGCCACACGTCTACGAGACCTTTCCCCGCCTGCACGAGCGCCGGTTCAGCCTGAGCACTACCCTCTCGGGCGGGGAGCAGCAGATGGTGGCGATCGGCCGGGCGCTGTTGCAGAACCCGGCAGTGCTACTGCTCGACGAACCCACCGAGGGCCTCAGCCCACAGCTGGTCGGCGTGGTGCAAGGCGTGCTGCTGCAGCTGCGAGGCGCCGGCGAGACCGTCCTGCTGGC
The sequence above is drawn from the Deinococcus koreensis genome and encodes:
- a CDS encoding ATP-binding cassette domain-containing protein — protein: MGADPAGAGVNAGPGLALRVEGVSRSFGGVRALREVSLDVPAGARHAVIGPNGAGKSTLFRVVSGEAPPSAGAVSLDGRTITGLSPGRLAALGLARSFQTSSLFPQESVLDNVVLAALAGLPGRRQLWRPLSGQTEAIRRAQEALAGMGLAGRAFESAATLSHGEMRQLELAMVLAQRPRLLLLDEPLAGLSAPERERVANLILNLPRDLTLVLIEHDLAFCLRFADRITVLSGGEEVATGTPDEIRASAAVQAVYVGAALERPGRPSAPARPAPLLRVGGLGAAYGRATALQGVSLEVGPGEVLAVLGRNGMGKTTLLTTLMGWRPAVHGTVTLAGQDVTALGPAERSRAGMALVPQGRRMLAGLSVDEELRLAARPGRWTLPHVYETFPRLHERRFSLSTTLSGGEQQMVAIGRALLQNPAVLLLDEPTEGLSPQLVGVVQGVLLQLRGAGETVLLAEQNLDLALAVADRVCVLDHGALAWAGDAAHLAGNRALVLELLGV
- a CDS encoding branched-chain amino acid ABC transporter permease, producing the protein MKTARPLLIGGVALALLLPALLGGYPLYLATEALCWAIAAAALDLLVGYLGLTPLGHIAMWGLGAYAAALMMRAGLPLPAALPLSALVATLYSALTAPLALRAGGIFFTLVTLAFAQMLQVLADRWTAVTGGTDGLNVQSGLSEPGLYLLTLGAAALSLLVLTQLVRSPFGRVLEAIRQNEPRARALGYPVFAYRYGAVLIASAFIGLAGALGAAHRGIVTPGDLAWLQSAVLLIMVLLGGARTLWGPVLGAALYIGLQAAVSSRTDLWAGLVGLLLLALVLGGRGGLWALTRRGRA